A genome region from Lucilia cuprina isolate Lc7/37 chromosome 3, ASM2204524v1, whole genome shotgun sequence includes the following:
- the LOC111688956 gene encoding probable E3 ubiquitin-protein ligase bre1: protein MKMEKTPRYTQRERNMVLGYAAQYKDIIENKRTDAESNRKKDEVWRQIAKEFNARVYHQRSSKQLRQLYKNMKLLLKKDLCGEGKGNRTFMDLLNTISQQESVAQYISEQMSPNGYSNGGSGGGGGRQKYDDDYDDSKFPLLQHPVLNYDGMDHDVIVIKSEDISDNEQSHSGEAMDEDDDDCLSPKDIPEVCLEEEDEELFATDLRQPTSTPQQTQNQQQQQQLQQQQQQTQKSAQSSGQTAQNQLQQSPAHLLHHSQQPEITIQNIGGIRVGSIGSMANMKALQNAVNNSNNNNGPSTNSALSITHNNGSAAGQALNLRQTSAEQQLLLNGLGLSAVNHNNNVLDTNPRMPTLQRASQQHNNPVPTQPPSAAQHLHLNSHSNATQQLLLNINGASSPFTPHKHYGQQRQTSTPNSHSQKNAQNDYFMLGIEERKLKIELLNAQIDYWKKLTKKLDENPGHNANPSCMCHFPGKANGVQTPSSTS from the exons atgaaaatggaaaaaacTCCCCGTTATACACAACGGGAGCGTAATATGGTCTTGGGTTATGCGGCCCAATACAAAGATATCATTGAAAATAAACGCACCGATGCTGAATCGAATCGTAAAAAGGATGAGGTATGGCGTCAAATAGCCAAAGAGTTTAATGCTCGTGTCTATCATCAACGTTCGTCGAAACAGTTACGtcagttatataaaaatatgaaattattactgAAAAAGGATTTGTGCGGTGAGGGTAAAGGTAATCGCACCTTTATGGATTTACTCAATACCATATCGCAACAGGAATCGGTGGCCCAATATATTTCGGAACAAATGTCACCGAATGGTTATAGTAATGGTGGCAGTGGCGGTGGTGGTGGTCGCCAGAAgtatgatgatgattatgatgattcaaag tttCCTTTATTACAGCATCCCGTACTCAATTACGATGGAATGGATCATGATGTAATTGTTATCAAATCCGAAGATATCAGTGATAATGAACAATCACACAGTGGTGAAGCTAtggatgaagatgatgatgactgCTTAAGTCCCAAAGATATACCAGAAGTTTGTCTGGAAGAAGAAGATGAAGAGCTATTTGCAACAGACTTAAGACAACCTACTAGCACAccacaacaaacacaaaaccaacagcaacagcagcagctgcaacaacaacagcaacaaacacaaaaatctGCACAATCATCTGGACAAACAGCACAAAATCAACTACAGCAATCGCCAGCACATTTGCTGCATCATTCACAGCAGCCGGAGATAACTATACAGAATATAGGTGGCATAAGAGTGGGTAGTATAGGTAGTATGGCCAATATGAAAGCTTTACAGAATGCTGTCAATAATAGTAACAATAATAATGGACCCTCAACTAATTCAGCTTTAAGTATAACTCACAACAATGGCTCTGCAGCAGGCCAGGCTTTAAATTTGCGACAAACTAGCGCTGAACAGCAGTTGCTGTTAAATGGTTTGGGTTTAAGTGCGGTTAATCATAATAACAATGTTTTGGATACCAATCCACGCATGCCCACTTTACAGAGAGCCAGCCAACAGCACAACAATCCTGTACCCACACAACCACCCTCAGCAGCACAACATTTACATTTGAATAGCCATTCAAATGCCACCCAACAGTTACTGCTTAATATCAATGGTGCCAGCAGTCCCTTTACCCCACACAAACATTACGGCCAGCAGAGACAAACCTCCACGCCCAACAGTCACTCCCAAAAGAATGCACAAAACGATTACTTTATGCTGGGCATAGAGGAACGTAAATTGAAAATAGAACTGTTAAATGCACAAATCGATTACTGGAAGAAATTAACCAAAAAACTAGATGAGAATCCCGGCCATAATGCCAATCCTTCATGTATGTGTCATTTCCCCGGCAAAGCGAATGGTGTGCAGACACCCTCCTCCACCAGCTAG